A genome region from Acidobacteriota bacterium includes the following:
- a CDS encoding TonB-dependent receptor plug domain-containing protein — MTRALVVALLAVLLVTMLGIQPVLAQDPEQGSTDSRAEQAAEESANDEEEGDEEEGDEEEATDEGFMDVIEVKGFRQSLQESVELKRDAVNTRDSIVTEDIGKMPDLNVAEAIQRVPGVTIVREGGEGRQLSLRGLDSSFTRVTLNGMEVPASTGGLDSSGGVNRGRGFDFNVFPAEL, encoded by the coding sequence GTGACCCGTGCGCTCGTCGTCGCCCTGCTAGCAGTCCTGCTCGTCACCATGCTCGGCATCCAGCCGGTCCTAGCGCAGGATCCGGAGCAAGGCTCGACGGACTCACGAGCCGAGCAAGCCGCTGAAGAGTCTGCCAACGACGAAGAAGAAGGAGACGAGGAGGAAGGGGACGAGGAGGAAGCGACCGACGAAGGCTTCATGGACGTCATCGAGGTCAAGGGCTTTCGCCAGAGCCTGCAGGAATCCGTCGAGCTGAAGCGGGACGCCGTCAACACCCGCGACAGCATCGTGACCGAGGACATCGGCAAGATGCCCGACCTCAACGTGGCGGAAGCGATCCAGCGCGTTCCTGGCGTGACCATCGTCCGCGAGGGCGGCGAAGGGCGCCAGCTCTCCCTGCGCGGCCTCGACTCGTCCTTCACCCGGGTCACCCTCAACGGCATGGAGGTACCCGCCTCCACCGGTGGTCTCGACAGCTCCGGCGGCGTCAACCGCGGCCGCGGCTTCGACTTCAACGTCTTCCCCGCCGAGCTCT